In Drosophila simulans strain w501 chromosome X, Prin_Dsim_3.1, whole genome shotgun sequence, one DNA window encodes the following:
- the LOC6725884 gene encoding cytosolic carboxypeptidase Nna1 isoform X14, whose product MRLAGGGECAPGKLNSVSKMINNVDNRSTSASLDDNDDYYDDEYDTSGGYCGGSGEAKEKAIIKDLIEAKKKRYQEEAEVTPVGGGTARNSRAASRSEPSKDASDIDDIWKNNTSEYKPASPRYVLSQFGKNVTKAVIDRIVDHEDLVPPSGSQKVSNQFAVGPVKLPKTNMARLEVAFERSACQDRSKSRLKKEASGSRKRRASTSDEDSSSSSLGDEEEDEVNDSDSEAENKRSGVGLRRILGSYSARLAGGAEKYPCPGSGSVSDTETLVGDESRSRLAGSKGLHQQDLICSRNRQAHSRSPLRAVPHTHAATVAAAAAALARGRNRDKNGCLGGKDERNMGMGVGTTGTGSMGTRTPSPVGNNVFRLTKDQHIMLSSMTSQETTGTLISSTSTNQTTTTNSSQSFLCSDLPQAQFSRSAVGGARFMTNCHPMNPEEYDGLEFESRFESGNLAKAVQITPTYYELYLRPDLYTSRSKQWFYFRVRRTRRKMLYRFSIVNLVKSDSLYNDGMQPVMYSTLGAKEKSEGWRRCGDNICYYRNDDESASNSANEDDEDNSTYTLTFTIEFEHDDDTVFFAHSYPYTYSDLQDYLMEIQRHPVKSKFCKLRLLCRTLAGNNVYYLTVTAPSSNEENMRRKKSIVVSARVHPSETPASWMMKGLMDFITGDTTVAKRLRHKFIFKLVPMLNPDGVIVGNTRNSLTGKDLNRQYRTVIRETYPSIWYTKAMIRRLIEECGVAMYCDMHAHSRKHNIFIYGCENKRNPEKKLTEQVFPLMLHKNSADRFSFESCKFKIQRSKEGTGRIVVWMLGITNSYTIEASFGGSSLGSRKGTHFNTQDYEHMGRAFCETLLDYCDENPNKVKRHAKLFKQIKKIRKREKREQKALKLQKMADQILNLLKQQDRLRSKIIERLMREGSSADEPLNIPLSDYSSDEGNCSSSSDNEGKHSITTSDLEGPCCAPTRAPPSSPEVIHEIRKFRMRRMRKVMHELDRIYFTPLFQRKFKTLTTLKRRRQKMGVKAAPSGKRLRGGGGPATPTPALAVQAASPFVETNNIQKLHTPRQLARNLPSNSDQPAGGQSSDSSDSMDSSQSESLQEPDASSGSTAASKEVTKKVKASGAGTKKTAKKKKFMPTEKKKPVVNQKLHVDRNFRLWLANRRIYIYRRKKVSIVQSTQARRTKVKNKPTKKRGEVVRTTLDLPTTDPGSDLHFSTDDEEHSPTSGHNGYGAVPPLRHTLLQSDLQRRYIEEIGDTVVQKPKAAHMPPELIVTTPSKSGTPGGGKKLDVYKLTPRTAPELDTGIGMMQRQAGGTGTSARRTYSWHNLDQQEIPNGSGGGQGKANFYIGDSKPGIKTMTKPLPRRSVPSNFIPQRHGNAQTADDLQLKLSLKKKVWTGAHGDADGRPLAWYKGHSITTSQMANTTTTIRSAGGGAAGAGGAGAGAGGGGSGQNRNMFTSNGREQTAASGGIAMGVPPAFVGAPRRHRKLEQVDLFNACSQKLMLWQQQEEQRRSHPQQAQRLLKVEDPPPHSRDRERERDREQQPFKPMHMVRKSTGTTSQAKVIQALVAAESGGKVKRKSSSMMKIAETTQLVTRFARNRNSAGGSTAQQQPQQQQSQHMHHQHKRMLFKGQGGVGAMGARMHSAGVMGQMQGNGGGRAPNKFKTGGLVITAVQQPTNMTGGSSRRMRNAAGLQAKGSNGALGSSSGQMQYQRSNASVQANKSATEISLDTVSLVRKVKTKLKKRKSRTLSTGAPK is encoded by the exons ATGCGTCTGGCCGGCGGCGGTGAATGTGCACCTGGCAAACTGAACAGCGTGTCCAAGATGATCAACAATGTGGACAATCGGTCCACCAGTGCGTCCCTAGACGACAACGATGACTACTACGATGATGAGTACGATACGTCCGGCGGTTATTGTGGAGGAAGCGGTGAGGCCAAGGAGAAGGCCATCATTAAGGATCTCATCGAGGCGAAGAAGAAGCGCTACCAGGAGGAGGCCGAGGTCACGCCCGTAGGTGGTGGCACAGCCCGAAATTCGAGAGCTGCCAGCCGTTCGGAACCCAGCAAGGATGCCAGCGATATCGACGATATCTGGAAGAACAACACCAGCGAATATAAGCCTGCCTCGCCGCGCTACGTGCTCAGCCAGTTTGGAAAGAATGTGACCAAGGCGGTGATCGACCGGATCGTGGATCACGAAGATCTCGTCCCGCCATCGGGATCCCAAAAGGTATCGAACCAGTTCGCCGTAGGCCCCGTCAAGTTGCCCAAGACAAACATGGCCCGCTTAGAGGTGGCCTTCGAGCGAAGTGCCTGCCAAGATCGATCCAAATCGCGTTTAAAGAAGGAAGCGAGTGGCAGTCGTAAGCGTAGGGCAAGCACCTCTGACGAGGACTCCAGTAGCTCTAGTTTGGGTGACGAAGAAGAGGATGAGGTGAATGATTCCGATTCGGAAGCAGAGAATAAGAGAAGTGGCGTGGGCTTGCGCAGAATCTTGGGAAGCTATTCGGCCCGGCTCGCTGGTGGCGCCGAAAAGTATCCTTGTCCCGGTTCCGGATCCGTTTCGGATACCGAAACTTTGGTGGGAGACGAGAGCAGGAGCAGGCTGGCTGGCT CTAAAGGCCTGCATCAGCAAGACCTTATTTGCTCTAGGAATCGGCAGGCGCATTCGCGATCCCCCCTACGAGCGGTACCCCACACCCATGCGGCCacagtggcggcggcggcagcggcgctCGCCAGGGGACGCAACCGCGACAAGAACGGTTGTCTGGGTGGCAAGGACGAAAGGAACATGGGCATGGGAGTGGGAACAACTGGCACAGGCTCGATGGGCACTCGCACCCCCTCACCCGTCGGCAACAACGTCTTCCGGCTGACCAAGGATCAGCATATAATGCTGAGTTCAATGACCAGCCAGGAGACGACCGGCACTTTAATCTCGTCGACAAGTACTAACCAGACGACGACCACCAACTCGTCGCAATCGTTTCTTTGCTCCGATTTACCCCAAGCGCAGTTTAGCCGTTCGGCCGTCGGTGGTGCCCGCTTCATGACCAATTGCCATCCCATGAATCCGGAGGAGTACGACGGACTGGAGTTTGAATCGCGCTTCGAGAGCGGCAACCTGGCCAAGGCGGTCCAAATCACGCCCACCTACTACGAGCTCTACCTGCGACCCGATCTCTATACCAGCCGGTCCAAGCAATGGTTCTACTTCCGAGTGCGACGCACCAGGCGCAAGATGCTCTACCGCTTCTCCATTGTCAATCTGGTGAAGTCGGACAGTCTCTACAACGACGGTATGCAGCCGGTCATGTACTCCACGCTGGGCGCCAAGGAGAAGAGCGAAGGCTGGCGCAGATGCGGGGACAACATCTGCTACTATCGGAACGATGATGA AAGTGCCAGCAATAGCGCCaacgaggacgacgaggacaaCTCCACATACACGCTGACCTTCACCATTGAGTTCGAGCACGACGACGATACGGTGTTCTTTGCGCACAGCTATCCGTACACCTATAGCGACCTGCAGGACTACCTCATGGAGATCCAGCGCCATCCGGTCAAGTCAAAGTTCTGCAAGCTGCGCCTGCTCTGCCGCACCTTGGCTGGCAATAATGTCTACTACCTGACGGTGACGGCGCCCTCCTCCAACGAGGAGAACATGCGG CGCAAGAAATCGATTGTGGTGTCGGCACGTGTGCATCCCAGCGAGACGCCAGCCTCGTGGATGATGAAGGGTCTGATGGACTTCATCACCGGGGACACCACAGTGGCCAAGCGGCTGCGGCACAAgttcattttcaaattggtGCCCATGCTTAATCCGGACGGAGTCATTGTGGGCAATACCCGTAACTCGCTGACCGGCAAGGACCTGAACCGCCAGTACCGAACGGTAATACGCGAGACATATCCATCTATTTGGTATACCAAAGCCATGATTAGAAG ACTGATTGAGGAATGCGGCGTGGCCATGTACTGTGATATGCACGCTCACTCACGCAAGCACAACATATTCATATATGGCTGTGAGAACAAACGCAACCCGGAGAAGAAGTTAACCGAGCAGGTCTTTCCGCTGATGCTGCACAAGAACAGTGCGGATCGG TTCTCCTTCGAGAGCTGCAAGTTTAAGATACAGCGCAGCAAGGAGGGCACCGGACGTATCGTGGTCTGGATGCTGGGCATCACCAACAGCTATACGATCGAGGCCTCCTTTGGCGGCTCCTCGCTGGGATCGCGCAAGGGGACGCACTTTAACACGCAG GATTACGAGCACATGGGACGAGCATTTTGTGAGACACTTTTGGACTACTGCGATGAGAATCCGAACAAAGTAAAGCGGCACGCCAAGttgtttaaacaaatcaaaaagaTAAGAAAACGCGAGAAACGCGAACAGAAAGCATTGAAATTACAGAAAATGGCCGATCAG attttaaatttactcaAACAACAGGACAGGCTACGATCAAAAATTATCGAAAGACTGATGCGAGAAGGCTCTAGTGCCGACGAACCATTGAATATACCCCTGTCAGATTACTCAAG CGACGAGGGcaactgcagctccagctcggATAATGAGGGTAAACACTCGATAACAACGTCCGATCTGGAGGGACCATGTTGTGCTCCCACCCGAGCACCGCCCAGTTCACCTGAGGTCATACACGAAATTCGCAAG TTTCGCATGCGACGCATGCGCAAGGTGATGCACGAGCTGGACAGGATCTATTTTACGCCCCTGTTCCAGCGCAAATTCAAAACACTAACGACCTTGAAGAGGAGGCGTCAGAAAATGGGTGTCAAGGCGGCTCCAAGTGGAAAACGCCTTCGTGGAGGCGGTGGTCCTGCCACACCCACGCCCGCACTGGCCGTCCAAGCGGCATCTCCATTTGTAGAGACCAACAATATCCAGAAATTGCATACGCCTAGACAATTGGCCAGGAATTTGCCATCCAATAGTGATCAACCGGCTGGAGGCCAGAGTTCCGACAGTTCGGACAGCATGGATTCCTCGCAATCGGAATCGCTACAGGAACCGGATGCTTCAAGTGGTAGCACCGCAGCAAGTAAAGAGGTCACAAAGAAGGTGAAGGCTAGTGGTGCTGGCACCAAGAAGACggccaaaaagaagaagtTCATGCCCACGGAGAAGAAGAAACCGGTGGTCAATCAGAAACTGCACGTTGATCGCAATTTCCGGCTGTGGCTGGCCAATAGGCGCATCTACATCTATCGTCGTAAGAAGGTATCTATCGTACAG TCCACGCAGGCGCGTCGCACTAAGGTTAAGAATAAGCCTACAAAGAAACGTGGCGAGGTGGTGCGCACCACCCTGGACCTGCCCACAACGGATCCGGGCTCGGATCTGCACTTCTCCACCGACGACGAGGAGCACTCGCCGACGTCCGGACATAATGGTTACGGTGCAGTGCCTCCGCTCCGACACACGCTGCTCCAGAGCGATCTGCAGAGGCGGTACATCGAGGAAATTGGCGATACGGTGGTGCAGAAACCAAAAGCGGCGCACATGCCGCCGGAACTGATTGTGACCACACCTTCGAAGAGCGGCACTCCGGGCGGTGGGAAAAAACTGGATGTCTACAAGCTGACGCCTCGAACTGCCCCAGAATTGGACACGGGTATTGGCATGATGCAACGACAGGCCGGAGGAACTGGCACATCCGCCAGACGAACCTATTCGTGGCACAATCTCGATCAGCAGGAGATTCCCAATGGCAGCGGCGGTGGTCAGGGCAAGGCCAACTTTTACATAGGCGATTCCAAGCCAGGAATAAAGACGATGACAAAACCGCTCCCCAGAAG GAGTGTCCCGAGCAACTTCATTCCCCAGAGACATGGCAATGCGCAAACGGCCGATGACCTGCAGCTCAAGCTTTCGCTGAAGAAGAAAGTCTGGACTGGTGCGCACGGGGATGCTGATGGTCGTCCTCTGGCCTGGTACAAGGGTCACTCGATAACAACATCCCAAATGGCCAACACTACAACGACCATACGAAGTGCAGGCGGTGGtgctgcaggagcaggaggagctggagctggagcgggTGGAGGTGGCAGTGGTCAGAACCGAAACATGTTCACCTCCAATGGCAGGGAGCAGACAGCTGCTTCTGGTGGCATCGCCATGGGTGTACCACCCGCCTTTGTGGGAGCACCACGAAGACACAGAAAACTGGAGCAAGTTGATCTATTCAA TGCCTGTTCTCAGAAGCTGATGCTGTGGCAGCAACAAGAGGAGCAAAGGCGCTCCCATCCGCAACAGGCGCAGCGCCTACTAAAGGTGGAGGATCCTCCGCCACATTCAAGGGACCGGGAACGCGAACGTGACCGGGAGCAGCAGCCCTTCAAGCCCATGCACATGGTGAGAAAGTCAACGGGTACGACCAGCCAGGCCAAAGTCATCCAGGCTTTGGTGGCAGCCGAGTCCGGCGGTAAGGTGAAACGCAAGTCTAGTAGCATGATGAAGATAGCAGAGACCACGCAGCTGGTGACTCGATTTGCCCGGAATCGCAACAGCGCCGGAGGATCGacagcacagcagcagccgcagcagcagcagtcacaACATATGCACCACCAGCACAAGCGGATGTTGTTCAAGGGCCAAGGCGGAGTGGGAGCTATGGGCGCACGGATGCACTCTGCCGGCGTGATGGGTCAAATGCAGGGCAACGGCGGAGGACGTGCGCCCAACAAATTCAAGACCGGCGGACTGGTGATCACCGCCGTGCAGCAACCGACCAATATGACCGGTGGAAGCTCCAGGCGGATGAGAAACGCAGCCGGATTGCAGGCCAAGGGCAGCAATGGCGCCTTGGGTTCATCCTCCGGTCAAATGCAATACCAGCGCAGCAATGCCAGTGTCCAGGCCAACAAGTCCGCAACAGAAATCTCCCTGGACACCGTCAGTCTGGTGCGGAAGGTGAAGACCAAGCTGAAGAAGCGCAAATCCCGCACTTTGTCAACAGGAGCACCGAAATAA